A single region of the Terriglobales bacterium genome encodes:
- the ftsA gene encoding cell division protein FtsA: MGKVNENTICILDVGSTKTCVVVGEVTDAGLRYRGHGVADSRGSRKGVIVELDKATASIQRAVEEAESTAQMPIERATVGIGGPHIRGFNSRGGLALGSRPREINRDDVRQAVERARSVSLPPDRQTIHLLPQEFIVDEQGSIQDAIGMIGMRLEVNAHVITAATSATQNLVTAANRAGIHVDDIVFEPIACADAILDSDERELGVCLVDIGSGSTDVVVFYEGAVAHAGVVPIGGDHFTNDIAVGLRTPLVDAEKIKRHCGCAVVTDIPEGNEIEVPSVGNRPSRLISQRILGEIIEPRARELFEMLREQLRQARVFDGLGAGCVLIGGGSRLSAIAEIAEQTLRCPARVGTVNGIPRMPNSLAQADFASCVGLLMYTHRARVGRIKEEQAGLKARLRALFVGA; encoded by the coding sequence ATGGGCAAGGTAAACGAAAACACGATCTGCATTCTCGACGTAGGCAGCACCAAGACCTGCGTCGTCGTAGGAGAGGTCACCGACGCCGGTTTGCGCTATCGCGGACACGGCGTTGCCGATTCACGCGGCTCGCGCAAAGGTGTAATCGTCGAGCTCGATAAGGCGACTGCCTCGATTCAGCGCGCCGTGGAAGAGGCCGAATCGACCGCGCAGATGCCTATCGAACGCGCGACGGTGGGAATCGGCGGCCCACACATTCGCGGATTCAACAGCCGCGGCGGCCTTGCTTTGGGATCGCGACCTCGCGAGATCAATCGCGATGATGTGCGCCAGGCGGTGGAGCGTGCACGCTCGGTTTCCCTGCCGCCCGACCGCCAGACAATCCACCTGCTGCCGCAAGAGTTCATCGTCGATGAGCAAGGCAGCATTCAAGATGCGATTGGCATGATTGGCATGCGTCTCGAAGTGAACGCGCACGTCATCACCGCTGCGACCAGCGCGACGCAGAACCTGGTGACGGCGGCGAATCGCGCCGGCATCCATGTGGATGACATTGTCTTCGAGCCCATCGCTTGCGCCGATGCCATTCTCGATTCCGATGAGCGAGAGCTCGGAGTCTGCCTGGTCGATATCGGCTCCGGATCGACCGACGTGGTTGTCTTCTACGAAGGCGCCGTTGCCCACGCCGGAGTCGTTCCCATCGGCGGTGATCATTTCACTAATGACATCGCCGTAGGTCTGCGTACTCCACTGGTCGATGCCGAGAAAATCAAGCGCCATTGCGGATGCGCAGTTGTGACGGATATTCCCGAAGGCAACGAAATTGAAGTGCCGTCGGTTGGCAACAGGCCATCGCGCTTGATATCGCAGCGCATCCTCGGGGAAATCATCGAACCTCGTGCGCGGGAACTGTTCGAGATGCTGCGCGAGCAACTTCGGCAAGCCCGAGTTTTCGACGGTCTCGGCGCGGGCTGCGTACTCATCGGGGGCGGCTCGCGGCTCTCGGCAATCGCGGAAATTGCGGAGCAGACTTTGCGCTGCCCCGCCCGGGTCGGCACTGTGAATGGCATACCGCGCATGCCCAATAGCCTGGCGCAGGCAGATTTCGCAAGCTGCGTAGGTTTGCTGATGTACACGCATCGTGCTCGTGTCGGACGGATAAAAGAAGAGCAAGCTGGACTTAAAGCGAGGCTGCGGGCGCTGTTTGTAGGAGCGTGA